Proteins from one Podarcis raffonei isolate rPodRaf1 chromosome 1, rPodRaf1.pri, whole genome shotgun sequence genomic window:
- the SWI5 gene encoding DNA repair protein SWI5 homolog codes for MGTPRACSARFKSPVPSSPTACQPASDEDALQREIEELKRKDLALDQEIAQLTAEGYSPEELETHISLLHEYNEIKDAGQMLLGRLAVIRGVTTKELYPEFELDVND; via the coding sequence ATGGGGACCCCGAGAGCCTGCAGTGCAAGGTTCAAGTCTCCGGTCCCCTCCTCTCCGACGGCCTGTCAGCCCGCCAGTGACGAGGACGCCTTGCAGCGCGAGATCGAAGAGCTGAAACGCAAAGACCTCGCCCTGGATCAGGAAATAGCGCAGCTGACAGCTGAAGGATACAGCCCGGAGGAATTAGAAACCCACATTTCTCTGCTCCATGAATACAATGAGATAAAAGACGCCGGGCAGATGCTGTTGGGCAGGCTGGCGGTGATCCGAGGGGTGACCACCAAGGAGTTGTACCCTGAATTTGAACTGGACGTGAACGACTAA